CTCCTCAAAGCAGGATCATAAAGCAAAGCGTTTGGTGACCGCAACCATCTAAAAACATTCGAACTCACGTGTCAAACACATGTCAAGCACTAGAGTTTAAATATTTGTACTACCTACCTGTAAAAGTGTATAACTTGGTAATCTGCAAATACGTTTTTGTAAACTGAAATATCCAGTAGCCATGCATTGACCATACTTCGCAATGCTCTAAAAGCAGGACTGCAAAGTGCGGTTTCGTCGTAACTAGAAGTCGTCGTAGAATCACCTGTTGCCATATCCTAGATAGGAACATGACTTACATGATTCCTCATACATTTTTTAATACTTGTTTAGAGTTAACTATTACAGGATTCATTTAAGACCTACTTGAATAGATGTTGATTGTTGATTATGAAACGCAACAAAATTGCTAGTTCCATCGATATCATGAATGTGATGATATTGTAACAATGTATTCACTGCTAAACTCTCTATCTCCAATTCAATGCAAACACTAGAATAAGCTCCAGGATTATTTGCAGCACAATGTGAGCTTTCTTCAAAATCCGTCAATAatctataataattaattatattgaGATAACAATGTTAACTAAAATCTTATCTTTGAACATAAGTACAACCTGTTATCATCATCTTCACTGCCTCCCAAATCTGGTTTCTCTGCTGGGGAACACCATAGCACAAAATTATTTTTTTGCAAGTGTCGAGCGTAAAATAAATCGGCACCAAAAAGAGTAGGATCCGCGGGGATGTTTCCAATCGGTGCATGGAAGAATCTACATTGTTCTGCCATTAATTCAAGAATTTGTTGACTCTTGAAGTAATGACGTATCATTATTTTTGCGCCAACTTTTTGCCATTCTAATGTATTGTACAAATTCTCGATATCTTGTACATGGGTACTAATTAATGGAAAATCATTAAGTAACGGCATGTGAGTTGTTAATGCTGTTTTagctaaaataaaaaaaaagtaattaaaaaatatttgttgaaatcgcATAAAAATGCTCTCTTTAGATGTATATCATAGAAAAATGCACCTAAAGCTGTTTGGGTAATCACCATTGTTGTACTATGTCCTTCATTTTTGTATGCAGTTAAAGCTGCTTGTAAGATACGGCAGAGTTGCTGAAAATTTGTTTCAAACCTCAATGTGAATTGTATCGATTCTGGTAAAGATTGTACTTTGTCTTCTCCGTTCATAGACATACTGTAAAACAATCAAGTTATACTTATTCTAATAACGTAATAAATAAGAGATTACTCGTGTACAGTTCTTACGCTGTATTCCGTTCTTGAGTGTATAAAGTATTCATATTAGGCATCTGATTTACGGAAACtgaatccaaaatgaatatgtGAGCTCTTTTGCTCGCATTTAGAAATAATCCCCATAGAGCTCTTTGATGATTTGAACTCCAATGATGATACAAGAAAATGTAATTCATTTTATGAATCTAAAATAAAATAGTTTTTGTGATTATTAAAGAGAATATGCATTTGCAAAAATCATTTAATTACGTTTTTAAGATACGGTTGTATGCCAATACTCTTGAATTCTAGTTGATCTAAGATAAATGTATCTGCACCATCTGCTATGGTCCTCACTGCCTGGCGATCAACCATGCAAATACAACCTAATTGAACGATAGCTCTGAACTCTAGTGACATTTGAGTTTCATAAATTCCTTCAATTTCCGGTTTACTCAAATCTTCTAAAAGCTCTCTAAAAACAGAATCATGAAATTATTAATACTAAAAGTTCTATGCTCTGGAAGATTAAACCAGTTTTAAAGATGAAACTCACTGACTGTGCTTTTGATATTGCGCTTCCGGTACAGAATATTGATATAAATTGAATACAGGGCGAGATCGCGGTAGGATCTTCATACTTCTCTTCCAAGACACTTTTTTACCTGGTTCTGGATCAGGTTTAGGTTTACGAGTATTTACATAAAATATACGTGGGATTACAAGTCGCAACTGATGAAAATCTGTATCGACTAATACCCATAATCGGTATAAACCAGGCTCGTTTGTTGGTGATATCTgaaaaagttaaatttaataaatcAATCAATAAAAGCATTCAATGTTAAATATGATAATTTTTACTTGAATGATTTGCCACGGTGTAGTGAGTAATTTTTTCTGAGCTTGTCTCAAGAAACCGCCCAAAGTAGACGTGTTGGTGTTGGTTCTTGTAACACCCCAATTAATTTGATCGCTATCATTTTTAGACCGTTTGCTCTTTTTGTTTTGCTGATATTTAGCTCTTTGCTTAGCTTGATAGGCCCATTTTTCTTTATGAAACATTAACCATTTCAGCCTTTCTTCTTTTGTTGTTCCTATTGGCGGTGGAGAACCTAAAACTTCTTTCCAGCTTTTATTTGCATTTTCTTCTTCGTCCGAACACTGTCGTTTCCTCTTGGTAACAACTGGTAGTAATGGTTGTTTAAACGTTGAAGAACCTCCTGCTGCATCTTCTATATCACATGGTTCGGATGACTCTATATTTTGATCGTCATTATTTCTCTCTTGATCTTTAGGCACTGCAGAAAATATGTCTGTAATCTTTTTTTGCTTTCGCGTTGCACCTTTCTCTATTACTTTTTTATGCAACCAATCCGGATGTTTTACTCTGGGCACCGGATTTGAAAGCTGAAACAAAGTTCGCTATATTGTTTCGTCTAAACATCTAGAAATTGCATACATAATAGAAAGATAAATAACTACCCCTTGCATCGCCGCTGGAATTGTGATAATCTTTTGAATAGCATTACCAAGTCTTTCAATGTAGTAATTCCAATCTAAAATGTTTCGTATGTCATCGTTTTGTAAACCAGGGTCCTTTAACCATTTGCGCAAGTAATGTCTTCTTATTGTCGGTTCCGATTGAAATATGGCTAGTGGTATTGCTCTGATGTTATAACAAGAAGCACAATATTAACATTGGGTAATATAATTTATGAGAAACAAAATTCTACTCTTACCGTTCTGTAACTGGAGCACCTTGAGGTTTACTAGCAATGATGTATTTGCATGCCAGACCTGCATCTTTAACCATTTGATCACCTAAAAATTCAGCTAATCTCTTTGCGGTGGAAATAGATGTAGACTTCTGAGCTCCGTACTCTTCCAATTTTCGTGACATCGATTTATTTTCACATATAAGATCAAACAACTCTGAATCTGGCATGTCTACACACTGAAGATTTCACTTATTTATTCAACCATAAATACGACAAATTAAAAATTTCGAGAATATCTTGTATTTACGTTACTATATAACATGTCGAGCCAATAATCTGCATCTTTAGCTACCGATGCATAACACTCTTCCAGTGTGTTGCCTTTTAAGAAAGATTCAAAAACAGAAGTTTGAAAGACTTTTATAAGTTGTAATTCTCCCCTTCGTTTTACTTCGAAACCTTTCAATTCAGCCAGAGAACCATCGAAGTTAAACACTGCGTATCGCTTCTTTAATCTTTTTCCTTCTTCTCTTGCAGCAGGTAGCACCATGGCTAAATAAGGACCGTCAACTTCGAAAAATATAGAGTTCTCGCTCCTAACTTTGTACGTTAAGTTTTCAGGATCGACTAGTTCGTGGTACACGTCATTGGTAAATTGATCCTATTATAATTAGAActttaattaatataaaaagTCTTACTTCATCTTCTCTTATACCTTCTCTTACCTTCACCATAAAATTAAGAACAGCGTTCGGATACGATATTACAAGCTTTTGTTTCTTTGGATGGGTAGTATGAACAACCACATTATTGGGAAATGACGCAGGTAGGACACACCAAATTCCATCGGTATCCAATTCTAATGGTCGACCAATTCGTTCTATAATTTCTCTAGCTTTCATAATAATGTGCGCTCCCGTGTAACATACTATTCCACCCATTTCCATACTAAACCATCGGGATCTAACATATGAAACACGGTATCAATAATTTTGGAAGTATGACAAATAAATCAGAAACATACCCTTTTCTCATAACGTAACCATAGAAAGAATTTAAGATACACTTGTGAGCAAGTTGTAACGAATCGTATAGTATTTCTCGACTTTTAGCAGATTTAATATCAGCTGCGTCTCCTTTTGCTAAAGCTGCTGTAACTTGTTGCTTTGCCACTTTTGTAAGTGCCTTATACTCGTATCTTCTATCTCGAAATGCTCTTACGGTATCGACATAAAATGAATTCTCCTTTTGGCAAATTGTTTGCGTTCTTTCTTCCATACTGGTAATTTTAACTTTCTTGTAGGCCTTTTTGCAGTATTCCGTGAGTCTTTTCTTCTCGTAAGTTGCTTGTTCTTCTTTAGACAATTCGTGAAACGCTCTTCGGGGTCCACCGGGGAATCGTGGTGGAAACTTTTCATTCTCAAGCTGCTGTTGCATCCTTTGATATTCACTCAAACTGGCAGCAActaaaattaaatagaaaaataattattattatactattACACTCTATTTCCGTATTTTACTATCTTACAATATTCTCCTCTCCACATCCATTTCATATTTCTTTGGCAAAGTGCTTTCGGCTTATTGTAATCACAGGCAGCACAAACGGTTTCATCGACCATCGCGGATGGTTGAAGTCGATTAGTTAAAATAATATTCGGATACATGGCACCGACATCCAAATGATAAATAACAGGATTTTCTAATCTTAATGGTTGATTCCTCAAAGACATTAATTTCGTTGTAATTTCTTCGACTACTTCGTTTAAGTTTTTAACCATTTCAATTggcactttttcttcctcttgaaTAGCATGCTTTAAGGCATGCTCAACACCATTTAACAATTCATCGACTGCACTTGGAACTATTTTAAAACGACAAGGAATATCGGCTCTAAAAACTCCGGACTCTAGAGCTTCCACGTGCCCTCCTACATATGTCTCTTGGTCCAATACATGTCCATCTCTTGTCAACTTATTTAATTCCTGCTCTTGCTTATTAGGGAATATAATGTTAGCTTGGAAAGCTTGTACCATTAAAAGAGACTCGCATAACGTACCAGATCCTTTTCTAAGTACCTCATCTGGTTCCATAGGAATAATAGTGCACAAGGCAAATATAAAAGGATGAACATACTTGTAATAAAGATAATATGTAGCAACCGCATCAGAGACCGAATAATTTGCCAGAGTTTCTGGCTCCTCAGATGCTAATCTACACATATCTTCAGGATCCAATTCCACTGGATCATATCGAAGCTTTGCTTTCGCGACAGCTTTTAAATTTTGTGAACCTACGGGTAGGTAAGAATCGCGTCTTACCCAACATAAACAATCCATATGCATAGCTGGTCTACAACTGTATACCCCGTCACGATTTTTAGAAAACCCAATCCTGTCTTTCATGTCCATATTATAAAAGGCTGCCCTAGTTTCTACGAATGGCCAATCAAAAAAATCACCGTTATACGTTACGAATATGTGGGGTCGAATGTCGTTTATATGGTCAAAAAATCTTTTTATGGTAGCTTTCTCATTAGGTTCATTAAAAACTGTGAACAATCCCTCGAATTCAGGTTTCGGTGTATACTCAAAATTTTCAATATCACACGAGATTATTTCTCTATTTGTAATCAAAAATCCTTGCCCATCTATCATGTATGATATCATCATAATTTGATCAGTATCAGCATCTGGAAATTTCAATGGAAGCTTTGTGGTTTCTATATCATAGGCCAAAACTATTGGATCAGGTGGTTCAACAATGTCGTCTCTCTTTGTAATAATTGGTACGTCATTTCCCCTTGTCTTAACTGTATACCAGCTACCACAAAAAATTTTCATGTCTATAGATACCCGTACATGGTGTGgtacatcgtattctctaaaCAAATAAATGTATACACCATTTAtataatagtattcattgtacaAATTACAGGTACATCAGATATTCATACCTAATATCAAGAATATTATCTGTAAAATCAATGCCTTCTTTTCTACGGTCTCCCGTATCCTGCTCTGGATTTAATACTGTTGACAAAAGGTCTG
This sequence is a window from Xylocopa sonorina isolate GNS202 chromosome 6, iyXylSono1_principal, whole genome shotgun sequence. Protein-coding genes within it:
- the Dnapol-epsilon255 gene encoding DNA polymerase epsilon catalytic subunit 1, with protein sequence MSLQNTGAFRPFNRNINNDENLEGNAGEASGNRLKTVNENIRIDSLYGFHRVTDMKERTGFLINMHATEIIEDDKRLQSGVDYYFLEQDCSRFKVSYPYCPYFYILCKKNTYEEVSTGLNKKYADLIQSVKTLYKEDLDLPNHLIGLKQKYLKLSFLNTVDLTKVRRDITKAVKLNKEREKNHTFYTDLLSTVLNPEQDTGDRRKEGIDFTDNILDIREYDVPHHVRVSIDMKIFCGSWYTVKTRGNDVPIITKRDDIVEPPDPIVLAYDIETTKLPLKFPDADTDQIMMISYMIDGQGFLITNREIISCDIENFEYTPKPEFEGLFTVFNEPNEKATIKRFFDHINDIRPHIFVTYNGDFFDWPFVETRAAFYNMDMKDRIGFSKNRDGVYSCRPAMHMDCLCWVRRDSYLPVGSQNLKAVAKAKLRYDPVELDPEDMCRLASEEPETLANYSVSDAVATYYLYYKYVHPFIFALCTIIPMEPDEVLRKGSGTLCESLLMVQAFQANIIFPNKQEQELNKLTRDGHVLDQETYVGGHVEALESGVFRADIPCRFKIVPSAVDELLNGVEHALKHAIQEEEKVPIEMVKNLNEVVEEITTKLMSLRNQPLRLENPVIYHLDVGAMYPNIILTNRLQPSAMVDETVCAACDYNKPKALCQRNMKWMWRGEYFAASLSEYQRMQQQLENEKFPPRFPGGPRRAFHELSKEEQATYEKKRLTEYCKKAYKKVKITSMEERTQTICQKENSFYVDTVRAFRDRRYEYKALTKVAKQQVTAALAKGDAADIKSAKSREILYDSLQLAHKCILNSFYGYVMRKGSRWFSMEMGGIVCYTGAHIIMKAREIIERIGRPLELDTDGIWCVLPASFPNNVVVHTTHPKKQKLVISYPNAVLNFMVKDQFTNDVYHELVDPENLTYKVRSENSIFFEVDGPYLAMVLPAAREEGKRLKKRYAVFNFDGSLAELKGFEVKRRGELQLIKVFQTSVFESFLKGNTLEECYASVAKDADYWLDMLYSNCVDMPDSELFDLICENKSMSRKLEEYGAQKSTSISTAKRLAEFLGDQMVKDAGLACKYIIASKPQGAPVTERAIPLAIFQSEPTIRRHYLRKWLKDPGLQNDDIRNILDWNYYIERLGNAIQKIITIPAAMQGLSNPVPRVKHPDWLHKKVIEKGATRKQKKITDIFSAVPKDQERNNDDQNIESSEPCDIEDAAGGSSTFKQPLLPVVTKRKRQCSDEEENANKSWKEVLGSPPPIGTTKEERLKWLMFHKEKWAYQAKQRAKYQQNKKSKRSKNDSDQINWGVTRTNTNTSTLGGFLRQAQKKLLTTPWQIIQISPTNEPGLYRLWVLVDTDFHQLRLVIPRIFYVNTRKPKPDPEPGKKVSWKRSMKILPRSRPVFNLYQYSVPEAQYQKHSQELLEDLSKPEIEGIYETQMSLEFRAIVQLGCICMVDRQAVRTIADGADTFILDQLEFKSIGIQPYLKNIHKMNYIFLYHHWSSNHQRALWGLFLNASKRAHIFILDSVSVNQMPNMNTLYTQERNTAMSMNGEDKVQSLPESIQFTLRFETNFQQLCRILQAALTAYKNEGHSTTMVITQTALAKTALTTHMPLLNDFPLISTHVQDIENLYNTLEWQKVGAKIMIRHYFKSQQILELMAEQCRFFHAPIGNIPADPTLFGADLFYARHLQKNNFVLWCSPAEKPDLGGSEDDDNRLLTDFEESSHCAANNPGAYSSVCIELEIESLAVNTLLQYHHIHDIDGTSNFVAFHNQQSTSIQDMATGDSTTTSSYDETALCSPAFRALRSMVNAWLLDISVYKNVFADYQVIHFYRWLRSPNALLYDPALRRTLHTYMKKLFVQLLAEFKTLGSVIIFADFSKIIVCTKKRTVSDALGYVEFVVQTIRNKEIFHSIEITFEQCWEYLLWFDVHNYGGVKGKLPKDTGENTQNKDTNDENLELEDDEDVPEIVMNWNLMECLPKEAACRSSFSSIIVGYINAIYQFMSQNELNTSIRPRRRPSSFSQSLTGQLGLGSLENTADFARKLISGDMSQELFQIVQKIHYNLPQKILTIQEYPNLDLDGKDSKKINPALELIKAICKVLSLDKEIENEVYNLQKSMLKLIGIGSFSDAVEWKDPCVSVILPEIICKACNHTRDIDLCKDNFCVMEQDRYMWRCPLCKMNYDNEEIEFLLIDVFNRKSMGYILQDLQCQKCKEIKRENMSDLCSCSGYFKTLIPKDEIVKFMKICKAVARKCNMQTLMEIVENTNLLENSK